The following is a genomic window from Myxococcales bacterium.
AGAGATTATGTACAAAGAGATCACTTCTTTGCAGTGGTTGATGAAGTTGATTCCATTTTGATCGATGAGGCGCGAACTCCATTAATCATTTCAGGTCCATCAGAACAAAGTACATCGACCTACCAGGTTGCCAATGAAGTCGTCCCTAAATTAAGAAAGGATTCTGATTTTTCTATCGATGAAAAATCACGCGCAGTAATGCTCACAGAATCTGGTATTGAAAAGTCTGAAAAACTTTTAAACATAAACAATCTTTATGATCCTGCTAATATTGAATACCTTCATCATCTCAATCAATCATTGCGAGCTCACTCTTTATTTAAGCGTGACGTCGATTATGTAATTGAAAAGGGCGAAGTAATCATCGTTGATGAACACACTGGACGTTTGATGCATGGTCGTCGGTGGTCGGATGGTTTACACCAAGCCATAGAAGCAAAAGAAAATGTTCGTGTACAAGCTGAAAATCAGACTTTAGCAACTATCACATTCCAAAATTATTTTCGTATGTACAAAAAGCTGTCAGGTATGACAGGAACCGCCGATACCGAGGCAGAAGAATTTGCTCAAATTTATGACCTTGATGTTTTAGTTATTCCGACTAATAAGTCGCTGCAAAGAATCGATGAGCAGGATCTTATTTACAAAACCGAAGCTGAAAAATTTAAAGCCGTCGCAACAGACATAGAAAAATCTCACCAAAAAGGTCAGCCAGTACTTGTGGGTACCGTATCCGTTGAAAAATCAGAGATCATCTCGCGCTGGCTGAAAAAGCTTAATATTCCTTTCCATGTACTTAATGCCAAAAAACACCGTGATGAAGCTGCTATCGTCGCTCAAGCGGGAAGACTTGGAGCAGTTACTATTGCAACCAATATGGCAGGTCGCGGTACCGATATCATCTTAGGTGGTGATCCCGAATTTATGGCTCGCAGCAAAGTCGCTCAAGCCATGCATGAAACCACCGAACAGATCGCACAGTTTGCCTTTCTTACTGGACGACCGGACTTAATTAACACACGGAATCTCGCTCAGCGCGATAGTCACGAACGAATGTATATTGCCGAACTCGATCAGCGCATCAATCAACTCAAAGAGGAAGGAAAGGATCCGTCCAAGGAAGGACTTCCCACAACACTTGAAGAAGCTCAAAAACTTATTTTTGAGGAACGCAAAGCTTTTTACGATAAAGCCGTAGAGCTCTACACACACGAGTTAGAAAAATCTACCGCCATTTGTCGTGATGAAAAGAGCAAAGTTTTAGAAGTTGGTGGGCTACGAATCATTGGCACAGAGCGCCACGAGTCACGACGAATTGATAACCAATTACGTGGTCGTGCAGGGAGGCAAGGCGATCCTGGGTCCAGCGTATTTTATCTTTCATTGCAAGACGATCTTATGCGTATCTTTGGATCTGATCGCATGATCGGTATGATGGAACGCCTAGGAATGGAAGATGATGTACCCATTGAACATCCTTGGGTAACTCGCT
Proteins encoded in this region:
- the secA gene encoding preprotein translocase subunit SecA → MGIFSKIFGSKNDREVRALGPIVQAVNSLENETHQKSDQQLLETIQTLKENISKEVLAMEKNNSAPKRDDYNKILDPVLPKVFATVREAGMRVLNMRHYDVQLIGGINLHRGRISEMKTGEGKTLVATLPLVLNSLCGKGAHLVTVNDYLASRDAEWMGRIYRFLGLSVGVVVPQTGENAKKEAYLADITYGQNNEFGFDYLRDNMKFNLRDYVQRDHFFAVVDEVDSILIDEARTPLIISGPSEQSTSTYQVANEVVPKLRKDSDFSIDEKSRAVMLTESGIEKSEKLLNINNLYDPANIEYLHHLNQSLRAHSLFKRDVDYVIEKGEVIIVDEHTGRLMHGRRWSDGLHQAIEAKENVRVQAENQTLATITFQNYFRMYKKLSGMTGTADTEAEEFAQIYDLDVLVIPTNKSLQRIDEQDLIYKTEAEKFKAVATDIEKSHQKGQPVLVGTVSVEKSEIISRWLKKLNIPFHVLNAKKHRDEAAIVAQAGRLGAVTIATNMAGRGTDIILGGDPEFMARSKVAQAMHETTEQIAQFAFLTGRPDLINTRNLAQRDSHERMYIAELDQRINQLKEEGKDPSKEGLPTTLEEAQKLIFEERKAFYDKAVELYTHELEKSTAICRDEKSKVLEVGGLRIIGTERHESRRIDNQLRGRAGRQGDPGSSVFYLSLQDDLMRIFGSDRMIGMMERLGMEDDVPIEHPWVTRSIKNAQKRVEGFHFDSRKQLIEYDDVMNQQRNTIYGLRRHVLEGHGIREMIYDLVEQAIVNLVNMAAPEKIAPSEWKLNQLEKDLAQLFGLHIDLSSSVNGDRDELMDYIFGAISKFYDDKENNLGQSLIRQIEHFVYLQTIDRRWKEHLQAMDHLREGIHFRGYAQKDPKQEYKKEGFYLFSNMMSFIRDEVIEKVFKVEIKQESSDKARQEMEALEAKQQEMAKKMQNRQVFGRGQSGNNANKKPTASAIDGEDADASSDDRKLNRHQRRAMKKYEKSGARRG